Proteins encoded together in one Porites lutea chromosome 2, jaPorLute2.1, whole genome shotgun sequence window:
- the LOC140928676 gene encoding uncharacterized protein produces MSMEFDADTVSAPRLVVMKRGDGGYGFNLHGERNVQAGQTISAVDDGSEAQKAGLRVGDKVIEVNGLNVEKMSHGDVVKRIKTNPNEVSMLVVDHITQAYLKQEGRPITADMANLMTVYQVKEVSAEPEAQPDEPEPTPVVEESVPEVQEPDASAPTPTEQETEPLPTEPTKEDATTTEAEIANDATTPEEVKQLNEVLDKEDADVEIPAPAPAEPQTNGMEHHQEPPELTPTPTPAPAPVVTPTPAPLPARPTSKPLRSTIKQQKTESWDEKYKKFQQL; encoded by the coding sequence ATGAGCATGGAATTCGACGCTGACACGGTTTCCGCGCCGCGTCTTGTTGTAATGAAGAGAGGAGATGGTGGTTATGGTTTCAATCTTCATGGCGAACGAAATGTCCAAGCAGGCCAAACTATTAGTGCCGTGGACGATGGCAGCGAAGCCCAAAAGGCTGGACTTCGAGTCGGAGATAAAGTTATCGAAGTAAATGGTttaaatgttgaaaagatgtcTCATGGCGACGTTGTAAAGCGGATAAAAACGAACCCGAACGAGGTCTCTATGCTCGTTGTCGATCACATCACGCAGGCCTATTTGAAGCAAGAAGGGAGACCGATCACGGCCGATATGGCTAATCTTATGACTGTTTATCAAGTTAAAGAAGTTTCAGCGGAGCCTGAAGCTCAGCCTGACGAGCCTGAACCAACTCCAGTAGTCGAAGAATCTGTTCCTGAAGTGCAAGAGCCTGATGCCAGTGCTCCGACGCCCACCGAACAAGAGACAGAGCCGCTACCGACAGAGCCTACAAAGGAAGATGCTACGACAACTGAAGCAGAGATTGCGAATGACGCGACAACACCTGAAGAAGTGAAACAGCTCAACGAAGTATTAGACAAAGAGGATGCAGACGTAGAGATACCAGCTCCCGCACCAGCGGAGCCACAAACAAACGGAATGGAACATCACCAAGAACCTCCAGAACTAACTCCTACACCTACCCCAGCTCCAGCGCCGGTTGTTACTCCTACGCCAGCTCCACTACCCGCTCGACCAACATCAAAACCGCTCCGAAGCACAATCAAACAGCAAAAGACTGAATCGTGGGacgaaaaatacaaaaaattccaGCAGCTGTGA
- the LOC140927051 gene encoding retinol dehydrogenase 8-like: MGLTGSRTRPITAPINEVAEVGTRVVLITGCSTGIGLSTAVILAEDVKRFKVYATMRNLEKKSELENAVGKHLGESLIIKALDVRNEEEVNRLVKEIETEEGRIDVLVNNAGQGLVSVFECIPIETAQHVFDTNYFGVMRMLKAVLPGMKARRKGHIINISSVIGVNGTPFSEVYSASKFALEGLTESLAPTLRKFDIRCSLIEPGPVTTSFTQNAKFLREGIDISSADEKTQQLLKAALKEMYSNVQTQSQTPEEVASIIKSVILSANPHLRYQTNSKYGPGEIQAKLSDLTGDKAIQLMERRFFPDVQN; the protein is encoded by the exons ATGGGGCTAACAGGATCTCGCACGCGACCCATCACTGCTCCGATAAATGAAGTTGCTGAGGTGGGAACTCGCGTCGTTCTTATCACAGGTTGTTCCACTGGAATTGGACTCTCGACAGCCGTCATTCTTGCTGAAGATGTGAAGCGATTTAAGGTTTATGCTACCATGCGTAACCTTGAAAAGAAGTCTGAGCTAGAAAATGCAGTTGGAAAACATCTTGGCGAGTCGTTGATAATTAAAGCCTTGGATGTTCGCAATGAAGAAGAAGTGAACAGATTAGTGAAAGAGATCGAGACGGAAGAGGGAAGGATTGATGTGCTGG TAAACAATGCTGGTCAAGGCCTGGTGAGTGTTTTCGAATGTATACCAATTGAGACGGCGCAACATGTGTTTGATACCAACTATTTTGGTGTAATGCGCATGCTCAAGGCGGTATTGCCAGGAATGAAAGCGAGGCGGAAGGGCCACATTATCAATATAAGCAGTGTGATTGGTGTAAATGGAACGCCTTTTTCTGAAGTATACAGCGCCTCCAAGTTCGCTTTGGAAGGTTTAACAGAGAGCCTTGCACCGACCTTGAGAAAATTTGATATCAG GTGTTCCTTAATTGAGCCTGGGCCAGTGACGACTTCTTTTACCCAGAATGCAAAGTTTTTGAGAGAAGGCATTGATATTTCGAGCGCTGATGAGAAAACCCAGCAACTGCTGAAGGCagctttaaaagaaatgtatagcAATGTACAAACGCAAAGCCAGACACCTGAAGAGGTAGCTTCTATCATTAAAAGTGTCATACTAAGTGCCAACCCGCACCTGAGATATCAGACAAACAGCAAATACGGACCAGGCGAAATACAAGCTAAGCTGTCTGATCTAACTGGAGACAAAGCCATTCAACTGATGGAAAGGCGTTTCTTTCCGGATGTACAAAATTAA
- the LOC140928678 gene encoding 40S small subunit processome assembly factor 1-like, whose translation MATGRLDDIENIFNSRGVNKDSQGNIARKRPPPKVIEFVEPGKQRKKTKAGPPIKRKQSKDKDKPSRQDLDEIDFQSIAREVKEFGITGLSRKERRKYEDQKAQALGGKAPKGQKMPYPMLMRQIKRRKEQEKEQREREHAMGIFKKKPDKSKKASTRSSLGRWVDNSSKGLEASVGKFKAGVQRLSKADLRKIKSTKR comes from the exons ATGGCTACAGGACGATTGGACGATatagaaaacatttttaattcaaGAGGCGTCAATAAAG ATTCACAGGGCAATATAGCAAGGAAACGCCCACCACCCAAAGTTATTGAATTTGTTGAACCagggaaacaaagaaaaaagacaaaagctgGACCACCT atcaaaagaaaacaatcaaaagaTAAGGACAAACCATCAAG aCAAGATCTTGATGAGATTGACTTTCAATCTATTGCAAGAGAAGTGAAAGAATTTG GTATAACTGGCCTGagtagaaaagaaagaagaaaatatgAAGACCAAAAGGCACAAGCTCTTGGTGGAAAG GCTCCTAAAGGACAAAAGATGCCTTATCCAATGTTGATGCGtcaaataaaaagaagaaaggaaCAAGAGAAGGAACAAAGGGAAAGG GAACATGCGATGGGCATCTTCAAAAAGAAACcagataaaagtaaaaaagctTCAACAAG ATCCTCTTTGGGTCGCTGGGTTGACAACTCATCTAAGGGCTTAGAAGCATCAGTTGGAAAATTCAAAGCTGGGGTCCAGCGTTTGTCCAAAGCTGATCTACGGAAGATTAAATCAACCAAGAGATAA
- the LOC140928677 gene encoding 2-hydroxyacyl-CoA lyase 2-like, with translation MAESTVLLVGLILGVFVAAFFAIVFLVYKLRILHKYIYKLDEDSNRHGGELVGEVLKSHGVKFVFTLCGGHISPILVSCQNLGVRVVDTRHEVTAVFAADAVARLSGVVGVAAVTAGPGLTNTVTAVKNAQMAESPVLLLGGAAATLLKGRGALQDIDQMSLFKPLCKYCATVTRVADIVPVLRKAIQIAQSGTPGPVFVEFPIDTLYPYPIVKKESGLKEAPRGLSQRIVNWYISNHLHGLFAGAWDPQTKDPLPVDIPLPNQSQVDECVRLVSKSVHPVVILGSQSTLPPVPAEKLRQALEGLGIPCFLGGMARGLLGRNSNLHIRQRRRDALKDADLVILAGTVCDFRLSYGRVLNRKSKIIAVNRNKSQLFKNSDMFWKPTVAIQGDPATFIVSLHQALKGYNCPADWVDMLKERDIEKEKVNSLKSQESVKQHLNPLKLLFTLENIMSNNSIIVTDGGDFVGTAAYILRPRGPLTWLDPGAFGTLGVGGGFALGAKLCRPEAEVWVIYGDGSLGYSVAEFDTFTRHKTPVIALVGNDACWSQIAREQVPMFGSSIGCDLEFTNYHVVADGYGGKGLLLSNSSTAEIDSTLSRAQDLARDGTAVLINALIGKTDFREGSISV, from the exons ATGGCGGAGTCGACTGTGCTGCTTGTTGGGTTAATTCTTGGTGTTTTCGTAGCCGCGTTTTTCGCGATTGTGTTCCTTGTTTACAAACTTAGGATCTTACACAAGTATATTTACAAG CTTGATGAAGACAGCAACAGGCACGGTGGTGAGTTAGTTGGGGAAGTGCTTAAG TCTCATGgagtcaagtttgttttcaccCTCTGTGGTGGTCACATTTCTCCAATTTTGGTTTCCTGTCAAAATCTTGGAGTCAGAGTTGTTGATACAAGACATGAG GTAACAGCTGTATTTGCAGCAGATGCTGTCGCCAGGCTATCAGGTGTAGTGGGTGTAGCTGCTGTCACTGCTGGACCAG GATTAACCAATACTGTGACAGCTGTTAAGAATGCACAAATGGCAGAATCCCCTGTTCTGTTATTGGGTGGAGCAGCTGCAACTCTTTTAAAG GGTCGTGGAGCTTTGCAAGATATTGATCAGATGAGCTTGTTCAAGCCTTTATGTAAATACTGTGCGACAGTCACAAG GGTAGCAGACATTGTACCCGTTTTAAGGAAGGCCATTCAGATAGCTCAGTCAGGAACACCAG GTCCTGTATTTGTGGAGTTTCCCATTGACACACTTTATCCTTACCCTATAGTGAAAAAGGAGTCTGGATTGAAG GAGGCTCCACGTGGACTATCTCAGCGTATTGTCAACTG GTACATTTCCAACCATCTTCATGGCTTGTTTGCTGGGGCCTGGGATCCACAAACGAAAGATCCGCTACCAGTTGATATACCACTTCCAAATCAATCACAAG TTGATGAATGTGTCAGGCTAGTATCAAAGTCTGTCCATCCTGTTGTTATACTGGGAAGCCAGTCAACATTACCTCCTGTACCAGCCGAGAAACTTAGGCAGGCTTTAGAG GGATTAGGTATCCCATGTTTCCTTGGAGGTATGGCTCGCGGTCTGCTAGGAAGGAATAGCAATCTACATATACGCCAACGAAGAAGAGATGCCCTTAAAGACGCTGATCTTGTTATTTTAGCAG GAACTGTATGTGATTTTAGACTGTCATATGGTCGGGTGCTGAATAGAAAATCCAAAATTATCGCAGTTAATAGGAACAAAAGTCAGCTGTTCAAG AATTCAGATATGTTTTGGAAGCCTACTGTTGCAATTCAAG GTGATCCGGCCACCTTTATTGTATCTCTGCATCAAGCTCTCAAGGGATACAACTGTCCTGCTGACTGGGTGGACATGTTAAAAGAAAGAGACATAGAGAAAGAGAAGGTTAACAG TCTCAAGTCTCAGGAATCGGTCAAACAACACCTAAACCCCCTGAAGCTGTTATTTACCTTGGAGAACATCATGTCTAACAACAGCATTATTGTAACTGATGGAGGAGACTTTGTAGGCACTGCAGCTTACATTCTCAG GCCTCGTGGTCCATTGACATGGTTAGATCCAGGAGCATTTGGAACCCTTGGAGTGGGTGGGGGATTTGCCTTGGGTGCCAAGCTGTGCCGACCTGAAGCTGAAGTCTGGGTCATTTATGGAGATGGCTCTTTAGGTTATAGTGTTGCTGAATTTGATACTTTTACAAGGCACAAG ACACCAGTCATTGCTCTTGTTGGTAATGATGCCTGTTGGTCTCAAATTGCTCGTGAGCAAGTTCCTATGTTTGGTTCTAGTATAGGATGTGACTTAGAG TTTACAAACTATCATGTAGTAGCTGATGGATATGGTGGTAAAGGCCTGTTGCTTAGTAACTCATCCACAGCTGAGATTGATTCAACACTATCAAGAGCTCAAGACCTTGCAAGAGATGGGACTGCAGTGCTGATCAATGCATTGATTGGAAAAACTGACTTTAGAGAGGGTTCAATTTCAGTCTAG
- the LOC140927052 gene encoding tRNA wybutosine-synthesizing protein 2 homolog: protein MAWVFVTSKRNAKTAKEYIERKGYHDKERKVSKLSQEEVMIPIKRELAEEIQQEQMEGVKSFLFSLKGKIQYINDENAIKRKFSPQDKLELAIVKFLQTKDTNLDEIMYKDLPSHWEQHGDLILLPEKSFTQDRWEDFGAELWQVVAEMLGAKRIAKKSTICRDGFRTPQVSLLLGHSGWVMHIENGIKYTFDVTKCMFSAGNITEKIRVGNFDCKGQTIVDLYAGIGYFVLPYLVHAKAAMVYACEWNENAIEALRTNLKINNVDEQCVIYEGDNQKFPLQGVADHVNLGLIPTSEAGWPVACAALRSDSGGWLHVHGNVTSGLTNLELNTFSSKKEKESRLNSHPSSMDSVAVIYASKMSSFCRHSLHDTTSHLPSCNKKIKPEWLDWAGYVVQSLLGHLKKLHDPKINWNVQICHIEHVKSYAPHIDHIVLDVECRPLL, encoded by the exons ATGGCGTGGGTATTTGTCACGTCTAAAAGAAACGCCAAAACAGCGAA AGAATACATTGAGAGAAAAGGTTATCATGATAAGGAAAGAAAAGTTTCAAAGCTTTCACAGGAAGAAGTAATGATTCCAATAAAAAGGGAACTTGCCGAAGAAATCCAACAGGAGCAGATGGAAGGAGttaaaagctttttgttttctctgaaaGGGAAAATTCAGTACATCAATGATGAAAATGCAATAAAACGCAAATTTTCTCCTCAAGATAAACTTGAGTTGGCCATTGTTAAATTTTTGCAAACTAAAGATACAAACCTTGATGAAATAATGTATAAAGACCTTCCTTCTCACTGGGAACAACATGGGGATCTAATTCTTTTACCAGAGAAATCTTTTACCCAGGATAGATGGGAAGATTTTGGTGCTGAATTATGGCAAGTTGTAGCCGAAATGCTAGGTGCTAAAAGAATTGCCAAGAAATCAACAATATGTAGAGATGGATTTCGCACGCCGCAAGTGAGTTTGCTTCTTGGACATAGTGGCTGGGTGATGCACATTGAAAATGGCATCAAATACACTTTTGATGTTACAAAGTGTATGTTCTCTGCAGGAAATATAACAGAAAAGATCAGGGTTGGAAACTTTGATTGCAAAGGTCAAACTATTGTTGATCTTTATGCAGGAATAGGTTACTTTGTTTTGCCATATCTTGTTCATGCTAAAGCAGCAATGGTTTATGCTTGTGAATGGAATGAAAATGCCATTGAAGCTTTGAGGACAAACTTGAAGATAAACAATGTGGATGAACAGTGTGTCATATATGAAGGAGACAATCAAAAG TTTCCACTTCAGGGAGTTGCAGATCATGTCAATCTTGGACTCATTCCTACAAGTGAGGCTGGTTGGCCTGTGGCATGTGCTGCATTGCGATCCGACAGTGGAGGCTGGCTCCATGTTCATGGAAATGTTACTTCAGGGTTAACAAACCTTGAACTCAACACCTTTtcaagcaaaaaagaaaaggagtCTAGGTTGAATAGCCATCCATCTTCCATGGACAGCGTAGCTGTGATTTATG CATCCAAAATGTCAAGCTTTTGTCGTCATTCACTGCATGATACAACAAGCCATTTACCATCttgtaacaaaaaaatcaagCCTGAATGGCTTGACTGGGCTGGCTATGTGGTTCAAAGTCTTTTAGGACATTTAAAGAAACTACATGACCCTAAGATCAACTGGAATGTTCAGATATGTCATATTGAACACGTTAAGTCATATGCTCCACATATTGATCATATTGTTTTAGATGTTGAGTGTCGTCCACTGCTTTAG
- the LOC140928679 gene encoding 3-ketoacyl-CoA thiolase, mitochondrial-like — MAGLARPVYIIAAKRTAFGAFGGKLKGVTATVLGQHAAEAAMAAGKVDPAIVDSSVFGNVIQSASDAAYLARHIALKANVPVTTPALTLNRLCGSGFQAIITAAQEIQLGESDIVLCGGSENMSQAPYALRDARFGTKLGLDLKLEDTLWQGLTDYYAKLPMGMTAENLAEKYNITRQECDEFALLTQKRWAEANEDGRFLEEIVPVSVKGRKGPEEFKVDEHPKPNSTMESLAKLPPVFKKDGTITAANASGICDGAAALIVVSEKALKEHNFTPLARIASYSVAGVEPSIMGIGPVPAVKAALNKAGKSLQDMQLIEVNEAFAPQFIAVQKELELDIDKTNVNGGAIALGHPVGTSGARITGHLVHELRRRGAKYAVGSACIGGGQGIAIVLENVQ, encoded by the exons ATGGCTGGTCTTGCACGTCCAGTGTATATTATAGCGGCGAAAAGAACGGCATTTGGTGCTTTTGGAGGGAAGTTGAAAGGCGTAACTGCTACTGTTCTCGGACAACATGCAGCTGAAGCTGCAATGGCCGCCGGCAAAGTTGATCCGGCGATAGTAGACTCCTCTGTATTTGGCAACGTCATTCAG AGTGCCTCTGATGCAGCATACCTTGCACGTCATATTGCTCTTAAAGCCAATGTTCCAGTCACAACCCCAGCACTAACACTGAACAGATTGTGTGGCTCAGGATTTCAGGCCATTATCACAGCAGCGCAGGAGATTCAGCTAGGGGAGAGTGACATTGTTTTATGTGGGGGGTCAGAGAATATGAGTCAGGCACCTTATGCTTTGAGGGATGCACGATTTGGAACAAAACTGGGACTTGATTTAAAG ttggAAGACACATTGTGGCAAGGTTTAACAGATTACTATGCTAAACTTCCAATGGGCATGACTGCAGAAAACCTTGCTGAGAAGTACAACATCACACGGCAAGAATGTGATGAGTTTGCACTCCTGACACAAAAGAGATGGGCTGAAG CTAATGAGGATGGAAGATTTTTAGAAGAGATTGTTCCAGTTTCTGTGAAAGGCAGAAAAGGACCAGAGGAATTTAAGGTTGATGAGCATCCCAAACCAAACAGTACCATGGAGAGTCTGGCCAAGTTACCGCCAGTGTTTAAGAAAGATGGAACAATTACTGCTGCTAATGCTTCT gGAATATGTGATGGCGCAGCGGCATTGATTGTTGTTAGTGAGAAAGCCCTCAAAGAGCACAACTTCACTCCACTTGCGAGAATTGCTTCATACTCTGTTGCCGGTGTGGAACCATCAATCATGGGAATTGGTCCTGTTCCTGCGGTAAAGGCAGCTCTCAATAAAGCTGGCAAGAGCCTGCAAGATATGCAGCTTATTGAG GTAAATGAAGCATTTGCTCCACAATTCATTGCTGTTCAAAAGGAGCTTGAGCTGGATATAGACAAGACAAATGTTAATGGAGGAGCCATTGCTCTTGGTCATCCTGTTGGAACCTCAGGGGCAAGAATTACTGGGCACTTGGTACATGAACTGCGACGGAGGGGAGCTAAATATGCTGTAGGCTCAGCCTGTATAGGAGGGGGCCAGGGTATAGCTATTGTTCTTGAAAATGTACAGTAA